A region from the Macadamia integrifolia cultivar HAES 741 unplaced genomic scaffold, SCU_Mint_v3 scaffold738, whole genome shotgun sequence genome encodes:
- the LOC122069850 gene encoding zinc finger CCCH domain-containing protein 20-like: protein MMMLGEGNHHRPTVDVAPWNLFDDSSAAGGMNFCLPVSGVSANGNGGGGGAASEGDYSSLLFGETLAALQRYLPSNDIDPDSDLLGREADMPLGPFSTDEFRMYEFKVRRCARGRSHDWTECPYAHPGEKARRRDPRKFHYSGTACPDFRKGSCSRGDSCEFAHGVFECWLHPARYRTQPCKDGTNCRRRVCFFAHTAEQLRVLPQQSPRTPTDSFDGSPLRHSFDSYLVKNALLSSPTSTLISPPLSPPSDSPPMSPSSPLSRSFGSNSINEVVASLRHLQLNKVKSSPSSWGVQMGCGFGSPRVGVGSSLRPGFYSLPSTPTQAPTRGGTSYLDIWERGCGVEEEPPMERVESGRDLRAKLFEKLSKENSLELVDSSSTAPDVGWVSELVK, encoded by the coding sequence ATGATGATGCTCGGAGAAGGAAACCATCACAGGCCAACCGTCGATGTCGCTCCCTGGAATCTTTTTGACGATTCCTCCGCCGCAGGCGGTATGAATTTCTGTCTCCCAGTGAGCGGCGTCTCCGCCAACGgcaatggtggtggtggcggcgcCGCTTCTGAAGGAGACTATTCTTCCTTACTGTTTGGGGAAACGCTCGCCGCACTGCAACGCTACCTTCCCTCCAACGACATTGATCCCGATTCTGATTTACTGGGTCGTGAAGCCGATATGCCACTGGGGCCTTTCTCTACGGACGAGTTTCGCATGTACGAGTTCAAGGTTCGCCGGTGCGCACGAGGTCGGTCTCACGACTGGACCGAGTGCCCGTACGCTCATCCCGGCGAGAAAGCTCGCCGCAGAGACCCTCGTAAGTTCCATTACTCTGGTACTGCTTGCCCTGATTTCCGTAAAGGTAGCTGCTCGAGAGGCGACTCCTGTGAGTTCGCGCATGGGGTATTTGAGTGCTGGCTTCACCCAGCGCGCTATCGTACGCAGCCTTGCAAGGATGGTACCAATTGTCGCCGTCGTGTCTGCTTCTTCGCCCACACTGCTGAGCAGCTCCGTGTGCTTCCGCAGCAGAGCCCCAGAACTCCGACTGATTCGTTTGATGGATCTCCACTTCGTCATTCTTTTGATTCTTACTTGGTTAAGAATGCTCTGTTGTCATCTCCCACTTCTACCTTGAtatctcctcccctttcccctccTTCGGATTCCCCGCCCATGTCGCCCAGCAGTCCCCTGAGTCGATCCTTTGGGTCCAATTCCATCAACGAGGTAGTCGCTTCTCTGCGTCATCTGCAACTTAACAAGGTGAAGTCGTCTCCCTCCTCTTGGGGTGTTCAGATGGGTTGTGGGTTTGGTTCGCCGAGGGTAGGTGTAGGTTCGAGTCTCCGTCCTGGGTTCTACAGTTTGCCATCGACCCCTACTCAGGCTCCGACTCGGGGTGGGACGAGTTATCTGGATATCTGGGAGAGGGGTTGTGGTGTGGAGGAAGAGCCTCCAATGGAGAGGGTTGAATCTGGGAGGGATCTACGAGCCAAGCTCTTTGAGAAGCTGAGCAAGGAGAACTCACTGGAACTGGTTGACTCGTCATCTACGGCCCCAGATGTTGGCTGGGTGTCGGAGTTGGTGAAGTGA